AGGTGGCTACTCCTCAACACATTGAATTAGCATTGAAATACGGAGTTGATATACTTTGGGTAGGAGCGCGTACAACTGTTAACCCTTTCAACGTACAGGAGCTAGCGGACGCATTGAAAGGAATTGATGTGCCGGTTTTAGTTAAAAACCCTGTTAACCCTGACTTGCAGCTATGGATCGGTGCTTTGGAGCGGTTGAACCAGGCGGGTGTTAAGAAATTGGGTGCTATCCACCGTGGTTTCTCCAATGCGCAAGAAACGAAATTCCGCAATTCTCCAATGTGGAACATCGCTATCGAACTGAAGACACTTTTCCCTGAGCTGCCGGTAATCGGTGACCCAAGCCACATGGCAGGAAAACGTGCTTACTTATATGAGCTTGCACAACGTGCACTTGACTTGAACTATGACGGTTTGATCATCGAATCACACCGTGATCCGGATAAAGCTTGGTCTGATGCTTCTCAACAATTGACTCCTGCTGCTTTGGGACAAATGTTGCACGACCTGCATGTTCGTAAAGAATCATACGGCAGCGACTACCAATCTCAACTGGAAGTGATCCGTGGCAAAATCGATCATTTGGATCGTGAATTGCTGGAAACACTTGCAGCTCGTATGTCATTGGTTGAAAAACTGGCTGAATACAAACGTGATAACAACGTTGCAGCTTACCAGGTTGACCGTTTCCGCGAAGTATTGGAAACACGTGCGGGCTGGGGAAAAAGCATGAACCTGTATGCAAATCTGGTTGATGAGCTTTTCAAACTGGTTCACATGGAATCTATCCGTAAGCAAACCGAGGTGATGAACCAGGTTAGCGCTTAGCATCGGACAATTGATATAGAAAAAGGCTGCTTCACACGAGGCAGCCTTTTTGCTTTATATCCCTTTTTGTTTTAATACTGCTGAAATTTCCTTTGCCCAGATTCGGTAGGCCTTTTCATTCAAATGTGTTTTGTCTACCGCATACTCCGCTTTCAGACCCGTTGA
The genomic region above belongs to Dyadobacter pollutisoli and contains:
- a CDS encoding chorismate mutase, encoding MNASLDILPLSSWINTEGKPLVIAGPCSAETEEQMLETATQIKEEGFAHIIRAGIWKPRTRPGSFEGMGEAALPWLQEVKKQTGMPVAVEVATPQHIELALKYGVDILWVGARTTVNPFNVQELADALKGIDVPVLVKNPVNPDLQLWIGALERLNQAGVKKLGAIHRGFSNAQETKFRNSPMWNIAIELKTLFPELPVIGDPSHMAGKRAYLYELAQRALDLNYDGLIIESHRDPDKAWSDASQQLTPAALGQMLHDLHVRKESYGSDYQSQLEVIRGKIDHLDRELLETLAARMSLVEKLAEYKRDNNVAAYQVDRFREVLETRAGWGKSMNLYANLVDELFKLVHMESIRKQTEVMNQVSA